One Streptomyces sp. ML-6 genomic region harbors:
- a CDS encoding DUF4073 domain-containing protein gives MDRRSFMATTGSASLVGGALAAGAGLAAPAAEAAPHRPDRGRTVRFNIISDIQGDLADFGRALDDLHRINPGSAGLGIAGDITPRGYDFEYAAVRQTLERHPHPRNVAWAIGNHEFYVPKYSDPNTLAEATWPNGTTEDSLFRSFYNFAGRNKVYSETSFGGVPVLSLGTERYSHYHDAKLWDEVWISDAQFAWLEDRLGYWARRRRPVMVLTHHPLPNTVSGTHNKLYLNDYLQPDRLLSVLGRHKDVFLFSGHTHWDLDLSDWVVRRVVPGTGNLEGFTVVNTSAVQVGWMDDGKGGEVSLGGAFNQGLQVEVGARSVVIKARDFTTGTWLKQLTVPLHNGS, from the coding sequence ATGGATCGCAGATCGTTCATGGCCACGACGGGCAGCGCGTCGCTGGTGGGCGGGGCTCTCGCCGCCGGTGCCGGGCTCGCGGCCCCCGCGGCCGAGGCCGCGCCGCACCGGCCCGACCGGGGCCGGACCGTCCGGTTCAACATCATCAGTGACATCCAGGGCGATCTGGCCGACTTCGGCAGGGCCCTGGACGATCTGCACCGCATCAACCCCGGCAGTGCCGGTCTCGGCATCGCCGGTGACATCACCCCGCGCGGCTACGACTTCGAGTACGCGGCGGTCCGGCAGACCCTGGAGCGCCACCCGCATCCCAGGAACGTGGCGTGGGCCATCGGCAACCACGAGTTCTACGTGCCGAAGTACAGCGACCCCAACACGCTCGCGGAGGCCACCTGGCCCAACGGCACGACGGAGGACTCCCTCTTCCGCAGCTTCTACAACTTCGCGGGCCGCAACAAGGTCTACTCGGAGACGTCGTTCGGCGGTGTGCCCGTGCTCAGCCTGGGAACCGAGCGCTACTCCCACTACCACGACGCGAAGCTGTGGGACGAAGTGTGGATCAGCGACGCACAGTTCGCCTGGCTGGAGGACCGTCTCGGGTACTGGGCCCGTCGCCGCAGGCCCGTGATGGTGCTGACCCACCACCCGCTGCCCAACACGGTGTCGGGCACCCACAACAAGCTCTACCTCAACGACTACCTCCAGCCCGACCGGCTGCTGTCGGTCCTCGGACGGCACAAGGACGTGTTCCTCTTCTCGGGACACACCCACTGGGACCTCGACCTGTCCGACTGGGTGGTGCGCCGCGTCGTCCCCGGCACCGGCAACCTGGAGGGCTTCACCGTCGTGAACACCTCGGCCGTGCAGGTCGGTTGGATGGACGACGGCAAGGGCGGCGAGGTCTCCCTCGGCGGTGCCTTCAACCAGGGCCTCCAGGTCGAGGTCGGTGCGCGCTCCGTCGTCATCAAGGCCCGTGACTTCACCACGGGCACCTGGCTCAAGCAGCTGACGGTGCCGCTGCACAACGGTTCCTGA
- a CDS encoding alpha-L-fucosidase encodes MTPSADTPSAAPPAPAAPAPGGSPETTWFTTDRFGMFVHWGLYSLAARHEWVKNREELTDEQYQVYFDHFDPDRYDPARWARAARAAGMRYVVLTTKHHDGFCLWDSALTEYKVTNTPHGRDLLGPFVEACRAEGLKVGFYYSLIDWHHPSFPVDGTHPQRDDEEFKAAHADRDIRDYRRYLHGQVRELLTSFGRIDYLFFDFSYAGRTWWGGKGPDDWDSPKLLETVRELQPHILVNDRTGLPGDFVTPEQYQPSGPMTENGRPVLWEACQTLNGSWGYDRDNLDHKSADLLIRMLVDGVSKGGNLLLNVGPNGRGDLDPHAVAVLDEIGRWMDLHERSVRGCGPSPYTAPADCRYTQRGNRLYVHLFTWPLGHLHLPGLAGRVRYAQLLNDASEIIRIRIDPDRPAVNTEMGGQPAGTLTLKIPVQRPDTPVPVIELYLDTPDDRAAH; translated from the coding sequence ATGACCCCGAGCGCCGACACCCCCTCGGCGGCCCCGCCCGCGCCCGCCGCCCCGGCCCCCGGCGGGAGCCCGGAGACGACCTGGTTCACCACCGACCGGTTCGGCATGTTCGTCCACTGGGGCCTGTACTCCCTGGCCGCCCGGCACGAGTGGGTCAAGAACCGGGAGGAGCTGACCGACGAGCAGTACCAGGTCTACTTCGACCACTTCGACCCCGACCGCTACGACCCGGCCCGGTGGGCCAGGGCTGCCAGGGCGGCGGGCATGCGCTACGTCGTCCTGACCACCAAGCACCACGACGGCTTCTGCCTGTGGGACAGCGCCCTCACCGAGTACAAGGTCACCAACACCCCCCACGGCCGCGACCTCCTCGGCCCGTTCGTCGAGGCGTGCCGCGCCGAAGGGCTCAAGGTCGGCTTCTACTACTCGCTGATCGACTGGCACCACCCCTCCTTCCCCGTGGACGGCACCCACCCGCAGCGCGACGACGAGGAGTTCAAGGCCGCCCACGCCGACCGCGACATCCGCGACTACCGGCGCTACCTGCACGGCCAGGTCAGGGAACTGCTGACGTCCTTCGGACGCATCGACTACCTGTTCTTCGACTTCTCCTACGCGGGCCGGACCTGGTGGGGAGGCAAGGGCCCCGACGACTGGGACTCCCCGAAGCTCCTGGAGACGGTCCGCGAACTCCAGCCGCACATCCTGGTCAACGACCGGACCGGCCTTCCCGGCGACTTCGTCACCCCCGAGCAGTACCAGCCCTCGGGCCCCATGACCGAGAACGGCCGGCCCGTGCTGTGGGAGGCGTGCCAGACGCTCAACGGGAGCTGGGGCTACGACCGCGACAACCTCGACCACAAGAGCGCCGACCTGCTGATCCGCATGCTCGTCGACGGCGTCTCCAAGGGCGGCAACCTGCTGCTCAACGTAGGACCCAACGGCCGCGGCGACCTCGACCCGCACGCCGTCGCCGTCCTCGACGAGATCGGCCGGTGGATGGACCTGCACGAGCGGTCCGTCCGCGGCTGCGGCCCGTCCCCGTACACCGCACCCGCCGACTGCCGGTACACCCAGCGCGGCAACCGGCTCTACGTTCACCTGTTCACCTGGCCGCTGGGCCATCTGCACCTGCCCGGACTCGCCGGCCGGGTGCGCTACGCCCAGCTGCTGAACGACGCGTCCGAGATCATCCGGATCCGGATCGACCCCGACCGGCCCGCGGTCAACACGGAGATGGGCGGGCAGCCCGCCGGCACGCTCACCCTGAAGATCCCCGTCCAGCGCCCCGACACCCCCGTACCCGTCATCGAGCTGTACCTCGACACCCCGGACGACCGGGCCGCCCACTGA
- a CDS encoding sugar ABC transporter permease: MSLDQADPAALPVAGPAARTTGGPAGRTATGRRGRSGRGGRWWTPWLFLAPALLLFLYFKFIPMASALTMSFQEVQPYLGNKWVGTENYATVLQSDGFREAAWHTVVLAAGQTAGSMLLGLVLALLMEGQGRRLGFVRSAAFLPVVVPIAVVAELWRIMYHPTGDGMLNSILSLVGFGPSGFINDPDSSMASIMVTGIWRGAPYDMMIFLAGLTSVDRGLYEAAKVDGASRFQRVWHVTVPGLRSVFSILFILAAIRGLRVFTEVFLLTNGGPDGSTEVVMTLIYKLGLEQNRLGVGAAGAVLLFVATLILTIAVHLLRRRESK; this comes from the coding sequence ATGAGCCTTGACCAGGCGGATCCGGCCGCCCTCCCGGTGGCCGGCCCCGCCGCCCGGACCACGGGCGGCCCGGCCGGCAGGACCGCCACCGGCCGCCGCGGGCGCAGCGGCCGGGGCGGCCGGTGGTGGACGCCCTGGCTGTTCCTGGCCCCCGCACTGCTGCTCTTCCTGTACTTCAAGTTCATCCCCATGGCCAGCGCGCTGACCATGTCCTTCCAGGAAGTACAGCCCTACCTCGGCAACAAGTGGGTCGGCACCGAGAACTACGCCACGGTGCTCCAGTCCGACGGCTTCCGCGAGGCGGCGTGGCACACCGTCGTCCTCGCCGCCGGACAGACCGCCGGCTCGATGCTCCTCGGCCTCGTGCTCGCCCTGCTGATGGAAGGGCAGGGCCGCCGCCTCGGATTCGTGCGCTCCGCGGCGTTCCTGCCGGTGGTGGTACCGATCGCGGTCGTCGCCGAGCTGTGGCGGATCATGTACCACCCCACCGGGGACGGCATGCTCAACTCCATCCTCAGCCTGGTGGGATTCGGCCCCTCGGGGTTCATCAACGACCCCGACTCGTCGATGGCCTCCATCATGGTCACCGGCATCTGGCGCGGCGCCCCCTACGACATGATGATCTTCCTCGCCGGACTCACGAGCGTGGACCGCGGCCTGTACGAGGCCGCGAAGGTCGACGGCGCGTCCAGGTTCCAGCGGGTGTGGCACGTGACGGTGCCCGGACTGCGATCGGTGTTCTCGATCCTGTTCATCCTCGCCGCGATCCGCGGCCTGCGCGTCTTCACCGAGGTGTTCCTCCTGACCAACGGCGGACCCGACGGCTCCACCGAAGTCGTGATGACCCTGATCTACAAACTGGGGCTGGAGCAGAACCGGCTCGGCGTCGGCGCGGCGGGAGCCGTCCTGCTCTTCGTCGCGACGCTGATCCTGACCATCGCCGTCCACCTGTTGCGACGGAGGGAGAGCAAATGA
- a CDS encoding polysaccharide lyase 6 family protein produces the protein MQRRTFLMGTAAGAALVAAPTGGLLTASATAAPAAVGSLDELRAAIDRARPGDRIVLADGRYTVPPDRPLTIRDKRGRRRAPITVTARTPGGVVLDGPHSFVLERSSHIILSGFSFRQSTTLEIPETCSHIRLTRNDFQLADIEGLHWVMVRADDSTVDHNHFHGKSTLGIYLGIEGAGTEEMAQRVHVYRNHFSDHSFAGSNGGEPIRLGVSPRALSSAHAVVEYNLFERADGDPEAISVKSSDNTIRYNTIRDSFGGIVLRHGNRTRVEGNHLLGGTEGVRIYGDDHVIVNNHLNGLSGRALVIGSGSERDHLPGETPEARRGNDAPDRVLIAYNTLVNNNGTLSGESHRPHEPRDVTVADNLFVADTGELVAMANTVRFAWSGNILWGAAADGNIPAGGFTRVDPKLVTGPDGVARLSAGSPAIGAGTLRRPPVTHDIDGHPRGRLRDVGADEYSNRAPRNRPLTPADVGPHAR, from the coding sequence ATGCAACGCCGCACGTTCCTCATGGGTACCGCGGCAGGGGCGGCGCTGGTCGCCGCCCCCACCGGCGGACTCCTCACCGCGAGCGCGACCGCCGCCCCGGCCGCGGTCGGCTCGCTGGACGAGCTCCGGGCCGCGATCGACCGGGCCCGGCCCGGCGACCGGATCGTCCTCGCCGACGGCCGGTACACCGTCCCGCCGGACCGGCCCCTCACCATCCGGGACAAGCGGGGCAGGAGGCGCGCACCCATCACCGTCACCGCCCGGACCCCGGGCGGCGTCGTCCTCGACGGACCCCACAGCTTCGTCCTCGAACGGTCCAGCCACATCATCCTCAGCGGCTTCTCCTTCCGCCAGAGCACCACCCTGGAGATCCCCGAGACCTGCTCCCACATCCGGCTCACCCGCAACGACTTCCAGCTCGCCGACATCGAGGGCCTGCACTGGGTGATGGTGCGCGCGGACGACAGCACGGTCGACCACAACCACTTCCACGGCAAGAGCACCCTCGGCATCTACCTCGGCATCGAGGGCGCGGGCACCGAGGAGATGGCCCAGCGCGTCCACGTGTACCGGAACCACTTCTCCGACCACAGCTTCGCCGGGTCCAACGGCGGCGAGCCGATCCGGCTCGGCGTCAGCCCCCGCGCCCTGTCCAGCGCCCACGCGGTCGTGGAGTACAACCTGTTCGAGCGGGCCGACGGCGACCCCGAGGCCATCTCGGTGAAGTCCTCCGACAACACCATTCGGTACAACACCATTCGCGACAGCTTCGGCGGCATCGTCCTGCGCCACGGCAACCGCACCCGGGTGGAGGGCAACCACCTGCTCGGCGGCACGGAAGGGGTGCGGATCTACGGCGACGACCACGTGATCGTCAACAACCACCTCAACGGGCTGTCGGGCCGTGCCCTGGTGATCGGCAGCGGTTCGGAGCGCGACCACCTGCCCGGCGAGACACCCGAAGCGCGCCGGGGCAACGACGCACCGGACCGGGTCCTCATCGCGTACAACACCCTGGTGAACAACAACGGAACGCTCTCCGGGGAGAGCCACCGCCCGCACGAGCCGAGGGACGTCACCGTCGCCGACAACCTCTTCGTCGCGGACACCGGCGAACTGGTCGCGATGGCGAACACCGTACGGTTCGCCTGGTCCGGCAACATCCTGTGGGGCGCGGCCGCCGACGGCAACATCCCGGCCGGCGGCTTCACCCGCGTCGACCCGAAGCTGGTGACGGGCCCGGACGGCGTCGCCCGGCTCTCGGCGGGCAGCCCGGCGATCGGCGCCGGCACCCTCAGGCGGCCACCGGTCACCCACGACATCGACGGGCACCCGCGCGGCCGGCTCCGGGACGTGGGCGCCGACGAGTACTCGAACAGGGCCCCCAGGAACCGGCCGCTGACCCCGGCCGACGTCGGCCCCCACGCCCGCTGA
- a CDS encoding polysaccharide lyase 6 family protein has translation MQRRTFLRGTAVAALSAAPLGTSMAVNASAADKSVSTLAELQNAINGAAPGDRIILADGTYTVPAGGAINISGKNGTGAAPITIVSKSRGGAVLRGERSFVLAHSSNIVISGFAFRQSTTLEIPENCSSIRLTRNDFQHADTGDPYWVVVRANDTKIDRNHFHNKTTTGIFLIVDGPDSTDNMTQNVHIFRNHFSDHSFPGDNGGECIRLGVSSRALSPAHAVVEYNLFERADGDPEAISVKSSDNTIRYNTIRDSHGGIVLRHGNRNRVEGNYLIGGEEGVRLYGNDHVIVNNYLAGLSKRALVVGSGTTRDHNPDETKEERRGNDACDRAVIVHNTLVGNTGTLSGETNRTYEPRDVVIADNLLVGDTGSLVEMGATTGFTWQTNMLWGAAADGNIPAGGFTRADPKLVAGPDGVFRLSAGSPAIGAATLTGTTVADDIDGDQRGSTRDIGADEYATQPALRHPLTTADVGPNAT, from the coding sequence ATGCAACGACGCACGTTCCTCAGGGGCACCGCGGTGGCGGCCCTCTCCGCCGCACCCCTCGGCACCTCGATGGCGGTGAACGCCTCGGCGGCCGACAAGTCCGTCAGCACCCTGGCCGAGCTCCAGAACGCGATCAACGGCGCCGCCCCCGGCGACCGGATCATCCTGGCCGACGGCACCTACACCGTTCCGGCCGGCGGCGCGATCAACATCTCCGGCAAGAACGGCACCGGTGCGGCACCCATCACCATCGTGTCCAAGAGCCGGGGCGGCGCGGTCCTGCGCGGCGAACGCAGCTTCGTCCTCGCCCATTCGAGCAACATCGTCATCAGCGGCTTCGCCTTCCGGCAGAGCACCACGCTGGAGATCCCGGAGAACTGCTCCTCGATCCGGCTGACCCGCAACGACTTCCAGCACGCGGACACCGGTGACCCGTACTGGGTCGTCGTACGGGCGAACGACACGAAGATCGACCGCAACCACTTCCACAACAAGACCACCACAGGCATCTTCCTGATCGTCGACGGTCCGGACTCGACCGACAACATGACCCAGAACGTCCACATCTTCCGGAACCACTTCTCCGACCACAGCTTCCCCGGGGACAACGGCGGCGAGTGCATCCGCCTCGGCGTCAGCAGCCGGGCCCTGTCCCCCGCCCACGCGGTCGTGGAGTACAACCTGTTCGAGCGCGCCGACGGCGACCCCGAGGCCATCTCGGTGAAGTCCTCCGACAACACCATCCGGTACAACACCATCCGCGACAGCCACGGCGGGATCGTGCTGCGCCACGGCAACCGCAACCGGGTGGAAGGCAACTACCTGATCGGCGGCGAGGAGGGCGTCCGGCTCTACGGCAACGACCACGTGATCGTCAACAACTACCTCGCCGGGCTGTCCAAGCGGGCCCTGGTCGTCGGCAGCGGCACCACCCGCGACCACAACCCGGACGAGACGAAGGAGGAACGGCGCGGCAACGACGCCTGCGACCGCGCGGTCATCGTGCACAACACCCTGGTCGGCAACACCGGAACGCTCTCCGGCGAGACCAACCGGACGTACGAGCCCCGGGACGTCGTCATCGCCGACAACCTGCTCGTCGGTGACACCGGCAGCCTGGTCGAGATGGGGGCGACCACCGGCTTCACCTGGCAGACCAACATGTTGTGGGGCGCGGCAGCCGACGGCAACATCCCGGCCGGCGGTTTCACCCGGGCCGATCCGAAGCTGGTGGCGGGCCCGGACGGGGTGTTCCGGCTGTCGGCGGGCAGCCCGGCGATCGGCGCGGCCACCCTGACCGGCACCACCGTGGCCGACGACATCGACGGCGACCAGCGCGGCAGTACCCGGGACATCGGCGCCGACGAGTACGCCACCCAGCCCGCCCTGCGCCACCCCCTCACCACCGCCGACGTGGGACCGAACGCGACATGA
- a CDS encoding SGNH/GDSL hydrolase family protein — translation MRITEKDTLLFIGDSITDSGRDRTDPASLGDGYVRGIARTLRDRAGTGPAPTVINRGISGHRVYDLEPRWTTDVIDHRPTVVTVKIGINDTWRRYDQELLSPVDEFEACLDRLLTETERRLSARLVVITPFLLPVTPGQEDWFEDLSPRTDAVLRTARAHDALVVRADLVLSRAAEDKGAAELAPDGVHPTPLGHRLIADAWFAEVDSAPSRP, via the coding sequence ATGCGCATCACGGAGAAGGACACACTCCTGTTCATCGGTGACTCCATCACCGACTCGGGCCGCGACCGCACGGACCCGGCGTCGCTCGGCGACGGATACGTCCGGGGGATCGCGCGGACCCTGCGCGACCGGGCGGGCACCGGCCCGGCCCCCACCGTCATCAACCGGGGCATCAGCGGCCACCGGGTGTACGACCTCGAACCCCGCTGGACCACCGACGTCATCGACCACCGGCCCACCGTGGTCACGGTCAAGATCGGCATCAACGACACCTGGCGCCGCTACGACCAGGAACTCCTCAGCCCGGTCGACGAGTTCGAGGCATGCCTCGACCGGCTGCTCACGGAAACGGAACGCAGGCTGTCCGCACGGCTGGTTGTCATCACCCCCTTCCTGCTCCCCGTGACCCCGGGGCAGGAGGACTGGTTCGAGGACCTGTCACCCCGCACCGACGCCGTCCTGCGCACCGCGCGCGCCCACGACGCCCTGGTGGTCCGCGCGGACCTCGTGCTGTCCCGCGCCGCCGAGGACAAGGGCGCGGCGGAACTGGCCCCGGACGGGGTCCACCCGACCCCCCTCGGCCACCGGCTGATCGCCGACGCCTGGTTCGCCGAGGTCGACTCCGCCCCGTCCCGCCCCTGA
- a CDS encoding TIM barrel protein: MSGLGLCSVTFRHLPADEVAHRAADAGLDLVEWGADVHAPWTEPDTVRAVRDASDRHGLTCCSYGSYYRATPGETADFPAIVRAAALLGAPRIRVWAGGTGSDATTPQERRETTARLREAARIAADHGLELGLEFHSKTLTDTVASTIRLLDEVGADNLRTYWQPPLDAPDDEALAGLAALADRVCTVHVFSWWPGNHRLELAEREDLWTGVFDLLHRRGVRPPALLEFVPGGDPAVLARETTTLRRVAAPRPGAAARTNISHPLTPTPGR, from the coding sequence ATGAGCGGGCTGGGACTGTGCTCGGTCACCTTCCGGCACCTGCCCGCCGACGAGGTCGCGCACCGCGCCGCCGACGCCGGGCTCGACCTGGTCGAGTGGGGAGCGGACGTGCACGCCCCCTGGACGGAGCCCGACACGGTCCGCGCCGTCCGCGACGCCTCCGACCGGCACGGGCTCACCTGCTGCTCGTACGGCTCGTACTACCGCGCCACCCCCGGCGAGACGGCCGACTTCCCGGCGATCGTCCGCGCCGCCGCCCTCCTCGGCGCACCACGGATACGGGTGTGGGCGGGCGGCACCGGATCGGATGCGACCACCCCGCAGGAACGCCGGGAGACCACGGCCCGTCTGCGGGAGGCGGCCCGGATCGCCGCGGACCACGGACTGGAACTCGGGCTGGAGTTCCACTCGAAGACCCTCACCGACACCGTCGCCTCGACGATCCGGCTGCTGGACGAGGTGGGCGCGGACAACCTCCGCACCTACTGGCAGCCCCCGCTCGACGCCCCCGACGACGAGGCACTGGCCGGACTCGCCGCACTCGCCGACCGGGTCTGCACGGTGCACGTCTTCTCGTGGTGGCCGGGCAACCACCGGCTGGAGCTGGCCGAGCGCGAGGACCTGTGGACCGGGGTCTTCGACCTGCTGCACCGGCGGGGCGTACGGCCACCGGCGCTCCTGGAGTTCGTGCCCGGCGGCGACCCCGCCGTACTGGCGCGCGAGACCACCACACTGCGACGCGTGGCGGCCCCCCGGCCCGGGGCCGCGGCACGGACGAATATCTCCCACCCCCTCACCCCGACGCCAGGACGGTAG
- a CDS encoding carbohydrate ABC transporter permease encodes MNAPTETALGLTESRSPGGRILKAVTYLLVLIVFAGPLLALLVSAFGHVKDPTQLSVIPSGATLDNFRIAFDQGVLAYLLNSFFVVGFGLLLQVAVSVLAGYALARKIFPGMTLVLVAILATLMLPEEILALPLSVILADLPVVHFNLIGTLAGMIVPLGAWGFSILVMTEFMKDVPKELEEAARIDGAGDLRIFAQIIMPMCKPALGVIGVFGFTMIWDQYLLPLLVSTDSSSYTLPLALRTLRVDPAVTPGVVMAASLLALLPSVIVFLFFQRSFVHGLSSGALKG; translated from the coding sequence ATGAACGCGCCGACCGAGACGGCCCTCGGCCTGACCGAGAGCAGGAGTCCGGGCGGACGGATCCTGAAGGCCGTCACCTACCTGCTGGTACTGATCGTCTTCGCGGGCCCCCTGCTGGCCCTGCTGGTCAGCGCCTTCGGCCACGTCAAGGACCCCACGCAGCTGAGCGTCATCCCCTCGGGCGCGACCCTGGACAACTTCAGGATCGCCTTCGACCAGGGCGTGCTCGCCTACCTGCTGAACTCGTTCTTCGTGGTCGGCTTCGGACTGCTGCTCCAGGTGGCCGTCTCCGTCCTCGCCGGCTACGCGCTGGCCAGGAAGATCTTCCCCGGCATGACCCTGGTGCTCGTCGCCATCCTGGCCACGCTCATGCTCCCCGAGGAGATCCTGGCCCTCCCGCTGTCCGTGATCCTCGCGGACCTGCCGGTGGTCCACTTCAACCTCATCGGCACCCTGGCCGGAATGATCGTCCCGCTGGGCGCATGGGGATTCTCCATCCTGGTGATGACCGAGTTCATGAAGGACGTGCCCAAGGAACTGGAGGAGGCCGCACGGATCGACGGCGCCGGGGACCTGCGCATCTTCGCGCAGATCATCATGCCGATGTGCAAGCCGGCGCTCGGGGTCATCGGAGTCTTCGGCTTCACCATGATCTGGGACCAGTACCTGCTGCCCCTCCTGGTCTCCACCGACTCCTCCTCCTACACGCTCCCGCTGGCGCTGCGAACCCTGCGGGTCGACCCCGCCGTCACGCCCGGGGTGGTGATGGCCGCGTCCCTGCTGGCCCTGCTCCCCTCCGTGATCGTCTTCCTGTTCTTCCAGCGTTCCTTCGTCCACGGCCTGTCCTCCGGCGCCCTGAAGGGCTGA
- a CDS encoding sugar ABC transporter substrate-binding protein, with amino-acid sequence MQRSRWIGAGVLASALVLTSCTSGPAGVDAKQDPKAPLELWTRTTPGGPGEQGALRLAAAFEKATGYKVQVTAIFDDFETKLQQRAAQKKLPDIVMNDVTQLGAMHSQGLLREIDLGKLKNSGQLVGQGLDSGKSVDGKQYGLPYSAQASALLIRKDWREKLKLQVPGSWDDFAAMAKAFTEKDPDGDGKKNTYGLAAPLSTKRGYASWYFSNFLWAAGGDFITGAGDGKYKPAMATKESVEAVKWFRDLGCKDKVIQPGAVTMETPPTNETFEAGRTGMFVVGPYLLPRFDETLGKDKYEVVPMPKGPKDATVLAEGGSVYLMAGSENMAGQDAFADFAISAEGQKTGMQGETGFTVQLPVNKTVKVAEVRPDPRWTTYAEVYQNSGRYAPSIPNWTPVRQTTAETVNALMADCGLDIDTKLGELDKQLADILKEQGIAAS; translated from the coding sequence ATGCAGAGATCGCGGTGGATCGGTGCGGGTGTTCTCGCTTCGGCACTGGTCCTCACCAGCTGTACATCAGGGCCTGCGGGAGTGGACGCCAAGCAGGATCCCAAGGCCCCCCTCGAACTGTGGACCAGGACCACACCGGGCGGACCGGGGGAGCAGGGGGCGCTCCGGCTCGCCGCGGCCTTCGAGAAGGCCACCGGTTACAAGGTGCAAGTCACGGCGATCTTCGACGACTTCGAGACCAAGCTGCAGCAGCGGGCCGCGCAGAAGAAGCTCCCCGACATCGTCATGAACGACGTGACACAGCTCGGCGCCATGCACAGCCAGGGCCTGCTGCGCGAGATCGACCTGGGCAAGCTCAAGAACAGCGGACAGCTCGTCGGCCAGGGGCTGGACTCCGGCAAGAGCGTGGACGGCAAGCAGTACGGACTGCCGTACTCGGCGCAGGCGTCCGCACTGCTCATCCGCAAGGACTGGCGGGAGAAGCTGAAGCTCCAGGTCCCCGGAAGCTGGGACGACTTCGCCGCGATGGCCAAGGCCTTCACCGAGAAGGACCCCGACGGCGACGGCAAGAAGAACACCTACGGCCTCGCCGCGCCCCTGTCCACCAAGCGCGGATACGCCTCCTGGTACTTCTCCAACTTCCTCTGGGCCGCGGGCGGCGACTTCATCACCGGGGCCGGGGACGGCAAGTACAAGCCCGCGATGGCCACGAAGGAGTCGGTCGAGGCGGTGAAGTGGTTCCGCGACCTCGGCTGCAAGGACAAGGTCATCCAACCCGGCGCCGTGACCATGGAGACCCCGCCCACGAACGAGACGTTCGAGGCGGGCCGGACCGGGATGTTCGTCGTCGGCCCGTACCTGCTGCCCCGCTTCGACGAGACGCTCGGCAAGGACAAGTACGAGGTCGTGCCGATGCCCAAGGGCCCGAAGGACGCCACCGTCCTCGCCGAGGGCGGCTCCGTCTACCTCATGGCCGGCTCCGAGAACATGGCGGGCCAGGACGCCTTCGCCGACTTCGCCATCTCCGCCGAGGGCCAGAAGACCGGCATGCAGGGCGAGACCGGCTTCACCGTCCAGCTGCCCGTCAACAAGACGGTGAAGGTCGCCGAGGTCCGCCCCGACCCCCGCTGGACGACCTACGCCGAGGTGTACCAGAACTCCGGCCGGTACGCCCCGTCCATCCCGAACTGGACCCCCGTACGGCAGACGACGGCCGAGACCGTCAACGCCCTGATGGCCGACTGCGGACTGGACATCGACACCAAGCTCGGCGAGCTCGACAAGCAGCTCGCCGACATCCTCAAGGAACAGGGAATCGCCGCGTCATGA